The Paeniglutamicibacter sulfureus genome includes a region encoding these proteins:
- a CDS encoding quinone oxidoreductase family protein — MPETMNAVVVSEHGGPETFEFRQAERPSPAAGQVLVLLSVAGVNYLDVAQRSGATPLRAPFLAGVEGVGVIEALGEEVTGLAPGQRVGWLAGGQGSFSEFAVVDASKVVAIPASIDDATAVAALMQGITAHYLVHDTYTVGPGDTVLIHAAAGGVGQWLTQIAKLKGARVIGTVSTQAKQDVALANGANEAIGYEGFADKVRELTGGEGASVVYDGVGKATFDESLRALRIRGVLVAIGGASGPIPTLDVNSLAGLGSLYVTRPTVVHHVRTAEEIAGRAADIFGWIASGAIKVPQVTQYGIADVVEAFKALESRGTTGKVVLKHSADSRHKE; from the coding sequence CAAGCCGAGCGGCCGTCGCCAGCGGCGGGCCAGGTCCTGGTGCTGTTGTCCGTCGCGGGGGTGAACTACCTTGACGTCGCCCAACGCAGTGGGGCCACACCGTTGCGGGCCCCGTTCCTTGCAGGTGTCGAGGGCGTGGGAGTCATCGAGGCACTGGGCGAGGAGGTCACCGGGCTTGCGCCCGGACAGCGCGTGGGGTGGCTTGCCGGAGGCCAAGGAAGTTTCTCCGAGTTCGCGGTGGTCGATGCCTCCAAGGTGGTGGCGATCCCCGCCAGCATCGACGACGCCACAGCCGTGGCGGCACTGATGCAGGGCATCACTGCCCACTACCTGGTGCATGACACCTACACTGTCGGCCCGGGCGACACCGTGCTGATCCATGCGGCCGCCGGGGGAGTGGGCCAATGGTTGACACAAATCGCAAAGCTGAAGGGTGCACGGGTCATCGGAACGGTTTCCACCCAGGCCAAGCAGGATGTGGCGCTGGCCAACGGGGCGAATGAGGCCATCGGCTACGAAGGGTTTGCCGACAAGGTCCGCGAGCTCACCGGAGGGGAAGGCGCATCGGTCGTTTACGACGGGGTTGGGAAGGCGACCTTCGACGAAAGCCTGCGGGCCCTGCGGATACGCGGCGTGCTGGTCGCGATCGGCGGCGCCAGCGGACCGATTCCAACCCTGGACGTGAACTCGCTGGCCGGGCTTGGGTCCCTGTACGTCACGCGACCGACCGTGGTCCACCACGTGCGCACGGCGGAGGAAATTGCCGGTCGCGCCGCTGACATCTTCGGCTGGATCGCTTCGGGGGCCATCAAGGTTCCCCAGGTGACGCAGTACGGCATCGCCGATGTCGTCGAGGCGTTCAAGGCGCTGGAATCCCGCGGCACCACGGGCAAGGTGGTCCTGAAGCACTCGGCGGACAGCCGCCACAAGGAGTAA